A section of the Acidobacterium capsulatum ATCC 51196 genome encodes:
- a CDS encoding tetratricopeptide repeat protein, translating to MSLKKFSLLLLCLCLSLSALSARAQDTLGNSVRPSPASGDAAMHGRLVLLLPFENRSNDATVDWIGTAFPDIFSRRLAGADYLPLGREDRLYAFDHLGLPGNLVPSRALTIRIAQLVDADYVIVGSYKVEGNRITAQAQILDMAALTLTKPIEVNAALPDLLNAINSLAWRVVRKMDPHYAVAEQTFLAADGKLPPAAYESYIRGLIAPALTDQITDLKESIRIAPDFFPAWMQLGLAYFADQDYQLCAATLGHLPRYYSRATEADFYRGLSFFYLGDYAQAENAFAFVSESMPLPEVLNNEGVAASRRGQPAADFFRKAIAADPKNENYHFNLGVTLERQHDVKGAIAELQTALKLNPNDTDAQSFLETLQTPPAANPDPGQAIADTDTPLERIQRHYDGASVRQAAFELEQMQEMRLATMPAPQRATALVKDGDQFLDRGLILEAEREYHAALTADSHSAMAHAGLAEVRERSGDDKAAKREAKDSLALEPNAEAHLVLARLDMAQKNNSGAKSEVAAALKLDPGNAAAHSLNDALNQLETNKAGASKP from the coding sequence GTGAGCCTGAAAAAGTTTTCTCTGCTGCTGCTCTGCCTTTGCCTGAGCCTTTCTGCCCTGAGCGCCCGCGCGCAGGACACGCTCGGCAACTCCGTCCGCCCGTCTCCAGCCAGCGGCGACGCGGCCATGCATGGCCGCCTGGTGCTGCTGCTGCCCTTTGAGAACCGCAGCAACGACGCGACCGTGGACTGGATCGGTACGGCCTTCCCTGACATCTTCAGCCGCCGCCTCGCTGGAGCCGACTATCTGCCGCTTGGCCGCGAAGACCGTCTTTATGCCTTTGACCATCTTGGGCTGCCCGGAAACCTGGTGCCCTCACGCGCGCTGACCATTCGCATTGCGCAACTGGTCGATGCCGACTACGTGATTGTGGGCAGCTACAAGGTGGAGGGCAACCGCATCACGGCGCAGGCACAGATTCTCGACATGGCCGCGCTCACCCTCACCAAGCCAATTGAGGTGAACGCCGCGCTGCCTGACCTGCTCAACGCGATCAACAGCCTCGCCTGGCGCGTGGTGCGCAAAATGGACCCCCACTATGCCGTGGCCGAGCAGACCTTTCTAGCTGCCGATGGCAAGCTGCCTCCGGCAGCCTATGAGAGCTACATTCGCGGCCTGATTGCGCCCGCGCTGACCGACCAGATCACCGATCTCAAGGAGTCCATCCGCATCGCTCCTGATTTCTTTCCTGCGTGGATGCAGCTTGGGCTCGCCTATTTTGCCGACCAGGACTACCAGCTCTGCGCCGCTACGCTTGGCCATCTGCCACGCTATTATTCCCGCGCTACGGAAGCGGACTTTTATCGCGGACTATCCTTCTTCTACCTCGGCGACTATGCGCAGGCCGAGAATGCGTTTGCCTTTGTCTCAGAGTCGATGCCGCTGCCCGAGGTGCTCAACAACGAGGGCGTCGCGGCCAGCCGCCGAGGGCAGCCGGCGGCGGACTTCTTCCGCAAAGCCATCGCCGCCGACCCCAAAAATGAGAACTATCACTTCAACCTCGGCGTGACGCTCGAGCGCCAGCATGACGTGAAGGGCGCGATTGCCGAACTGCAGACGGCGCTCAAGCTCAACCCCAACGACACGGACGCGCAGAGCTTTCTTGAGACGCTGCAGACGCCGCCTGCCGCCAATCCTGACCCGGGCCAGGCCATTGCCGACACGGACACGCCGCTTGAGCGCATCCAGCGCCACTATGACGGCGCCAGCGTGCGCCAGGCCGCCTTTGAGCTGGAGCAGATGCAGGAGATGCGCCTCGCCACCATGCCGGCGCCGCAGCGCGCCACGGCGCTGGTCAAGGATGGCGACCAGTTCCTCGACCGCGGTCTGATTCTCGAAGCCGAGCGCGAATACCACGCGGCCCTCACTGCGGACAGCCACTCCGCCATGGCCCACGCGGGCCTTGCCGAGGTGCGTGAGCGCTCCGGCGATGACAAGGCTGCCAAGCGGGAAGCAAAGGACTCGCTCGCCCTTGAGCCCAATGCCGAGGCGCACCTGGTGCTGGCGCGGCTCGACATGGCCCAGAAGAATAACAGCGGAGCAAAGTCAGAGGTGGCTGCCGCCCTGAAGCTTGACCCCGGCAACGCGGCGGCGCATAGTCTGAACGACGCCCTCAACCAGCTCGAAACCAACAAGGCCGGAGCCAGCAAGCCATGA
- a CDS encoding glycosyltransferase family 39 protein — protein sequence MAATPSRAVPHSPFASALRALLIALGAWAVVWAAHYPLLHLPYFWDEAGYYIPAAYDFFRSGALIPYSTLSNAHPPLPSIVLAAAWKLFGFHPFVTRTTACLAGALSLVAVWRLALAVGCRQSVALATALLTGLYPVFFAQSSLAHADIFAAPFTLWALVYYVESRHGYFESRNAKNAKRLWPAVLCFALAALAKETSIATPAALAAWELWQLWRSRASAPERRAHLRSGLLLLVPALPLAGWYAYHHAMTGYTFGNPQFLRYNATSTLSPERFAIALFHRMLQITLHMNLFVPFLLMLASLFLPAVKDEHSGSRPRIAWSDQAIFYVVIAANVVFFSLFGGALLTRYLLPVYPLVILLCVNTFWRRMRHWEYAVAFSAIAFAVGLFVNPPYQFAPEDNLEYAAFVRLQQNAIAQIEAHYATANVLTAWPASDELRKPELGYVRQPVAVTPIEDFAAGQIARAAQEEGQYDVALVFSTKYDPPHLALRLGPWNTAINKRYFDFHRDLDPETIARILHGKIEWQQQSKGLWAAVISFNHPEWARLRLPGTGLDTPSGDNPAGTLPRGSL from the coding sequence GTGGCCGCGACGCCATCCAGGGCAGTTCCCCATTCGCCGTTCGCCAGCGCGCTTCGCGCCCTGCTCATCGCGCTGGGCGCATGGGCCGTGGTGTGGGCGGCGCATTATCCGCTGCTGCATCTGCCCTACTTCTGGGACGAGGCCGGATACTACATTCCGGCTGCGTATGATTTCTTCCGCAGCGGCGCGCTGATTCCCTACTCCACGCTCAGCAACGCGCACCCGCCACTGCCCTCGATTGTGCTGGCGGCGGCGTGGAAGCTCTTCGGCTTTCACCCTTTTGTGACGCGCACTACGGCGTGCCTCGCGGGCGCGCTGTCGCTGGTGGCTGTGTGGCGGCTGGCGCTCGCCGTGGGATGCCGCCAGTCCGTTGCGCTGGCCACGGCGCTGCTGACGGGGCTTTATCCGGTCTTCTTTGCGCAAAGCTCGCTGGCGCATGCGGACATCTTTGCCGCGCCCTTCACGCTGTGGGCGCTGGTCTATTACGTTGAGAGCCGCCACGGGTACTTTGAGAGCCGCAATGCGAAGAATGCGAAGCGCCTCTGGCCGGCCGTGCTCTGCTTTGCCCTCGCCGCTCTTGCCAAGGAGACCTCGATTGCCACACCCGCCGCTCTGGCCGCCTGGGAGCTGTGGCAGCTCTGGCGCTCGCGGGCCAGCGCGCCAGAACGCCGGGCGCATTTGCGTTCGGGACTGCTTCTGCTGGTGCCCGCTCTGCCGCTGGCCGGCTGGTATGCCTATCACCACGCCATGACGGGCTATACCTTCGGCAATCCGCAGTTTCTGCGCTACAACGCCACCAGCACGCTCTCACCCGAGCGTTTTGCCATTGCGCTCTTCCATCGCATGCTGCAGATCACGCTGCACATGAATCTCTTTGTGCCGTTTCTGCTGATGCTGGCGAGCCTGTTTCTGCCTGCGGTCAAAGACGAACACAGCGGCAGCCGGCCGCGCATTGCCTGGAGCGATCAGGCGATCTTTTATGTGGTGATCGCGGCGAATGTGGTCTTCTTCTCGCTCTTTGGCGGAGCGCTGCTCACGCGCTACCTGCTGCCGGTGTATCCGCTGGTGATTCTGCTCTGCGTCAACACCTTCTGGCGGCGCATGCGCCACTGGGAGTATGCCGTGGCCTTCTCGGCGATTGCGTTTGCGGTGGGCCTGTTTGTGAATCCGCCGTATCAGTTTGCGCCGGAAGACAATCTGGAATATGCGGCGTTTGTGCGCCTGCAGCAGAATGCCATCGCTCAGATCGAGGCGCACTACGCTACCGCCAACGTGCTCACGGCCTGGCCCGCGAGCGATGAGCTGCGCAAGCCGGAGCTGGGCTACGTGCGGCAGCCCGTCGCCGTCACTCCCATTGAGGATTTTGCCGCCGGGCAGATTGCCCGCGCCGCTCAGGAAGAAGGCCAGTACGATGTTGCGCTGGTCTTCTCGACCAAGTACGATCCACCGCACCTGGCCCTGCGCCTCGGCCCGTGGAACACGGCGATCAACAAGCGCTACTTCGACTTTCACCGCGATCTGGACCCCGAAACCATTGCCCGCATTCTGCACGGCAAAATCGAATGGCAGCAGCAGAGCAAGGGCCTGTGGGCGGCGGTGATCAGCTTCAATCACCCGGAATGGGCGCGGCTGCGTCTTCCCGGGACGGGCCTCGATACGCCCTCGGGAGACAACCCAGCGGGAACTTTGCCACGCGGCTCTCTATAA
- a CDS encoding DUF3467 domain-containing protein codes for MSHPQQPNVHVEQSPDFREGYANSVQIRVSVWDFYLAFGIAQQETAERVDFKITQGIYLSPQQAKALWNILGQNLASYEQTFGKIALEPQGGGMPGPVPVPGSGPVH; via the coding sequence ATGAGCCATCCACAACAGCCAAACGTCCACGTCGAGCAATCCCCCGATTTCCGCGAAGGCTACGCCAACAGTGTGCAGATTCGCGTCAGCGTCTGGGACTTCTATCTGGCCTTTGGCATCGCCCAGCAGGAGACCGCCGAGCGCGTGGACTTCAAGATCACGCAGGGCATCTACCTCAGCCCGCAGCAGGCCAAGGCGCTCTGGAACATCCTCGGGCAGAACCTCGCCAGCTACGAGCAGACCTTCGGCAAAATCGCGCTGGAGCCACAGGGCGGCGGCATGCCTGGTCCGGTGCCGGTTCCGGGTTCAGGACCGGTCCACTAG
- a CDS encoding NAD(P)-binding domain-containing protein, with the protein MQKPIPVVIAGAGPYGLSLSAHLAGRGVPHRIFGAPMDSWRNHMPTGMLLKSDGFASNLSDPRGEYPLSRFCAERGLPYDDTRIPVSLEVFSAYGVAFQQRFVPHLEDRQIVHVERAAHGFRIRLQDGEELLASRLVAACGITHFARVPGELAHLSGARLSTGFAAGPVEQYRGRNVTVIGAGASAIDLAVLLHEQGTQVTLLARGHELHFHAPPPPNGRPLCARLRHPSSGLGPGLRSRLYCDAPQLFHALPRAIRLRIVNRHLRASAGWPMRERIEGRVPMLLGHTVEAATESVNGVCLELRAADGARREHHTEFVITATGFQVEVERLAFLDAALRAQIRTEAAAPALSADFESSVQGLYFTGPAAATSFGPVFRFVYGSAFAARRLAKHLAQQTGSARTVPSASAVPVSPHPIAPGESGQ; encoded by the coding sequence ATGCAGAAACCAATTCCTGTTGTCATTGCCGGAGCAGGCCCTTATGGGCTCTCGCTCTCAGCGCACCTCGCCGGACGCGGCGTGCCCCACCGCATCTTTGGCGCGCCCATGGACTCGTGGCGGAACCACATGCCCACGGGCATGCTGCTCAAGTCCGACGGCTTTGCGTCCAATCTCTCTGACCCACGCGGCGAATATCCGCTGAGCCGCTTCTGCGCCGAGCGCGGCCTGCCCTATGACGACACCAGAATCCCCGTCTCGCTCGAAGTCTTCTCCGCCTATGGCGTCGCCTTTCAACAGCGCTTTGTGCCGCATCTGGAAGACCGGCAGATCGTCCACGTCGAGCGCGCGGCGCATGGCTTTCGCATCCGCCTGCAGGATGGCGAAGAGCTTCTCGCCTCGCGCCTGGTCGCCGCCTGCGGCATTACGCATTTTGCCCGCGTTCCCGGCGAACTGGCTCATCTCTCCGGGGCCCGGCTGAGCACCGGCTTTGCTGCCGGCCCCGTCGAGCAATACCGGGGACGCAACGTCACTGTGATTGGCGCGGGAGCCTCGGCCATTGATCTGGCCGTACTGCTGCATGAGCAGGGCACGCAGGTGACGCTGCTCGCCCGCGGGCACGAGCTGCACTTTCACGCTCCCCCACCGCCCAACGGACGCCCCCTGTGCGCGCGGCTGCGGCATCCCAGCTCGGGCCTCGGCCCCGGCCTGCGCTCGCGCCTCTATTGCGATGCGCCGCAGCTCTTTCATGCATTGCCCCGCGCCATCCGCCTGCGCATCGTGAACCGGCATCTGCGCGCCTCTGCCGGATGGCCCATGCGCGAGCGCATCGAGGGCCGCGTGCCCATGCTGCTGGGCCACACAGTCGAAGCCGCCACTGAATCGGTCAACGGCGTCTGCCTCGAACTGCGTGCCGCCGATGGCGCGCGCCGCGAGCACCACACCGAATTCGTAATCACCGCGACCGGCTTTCAGGTGGAGGTCGAGCGGCTCGCCTTTCTTGACGCGGCCCTGCGCGCGCAGATTCGCACCGAAGCAGCCGCACCCGCGCTCTCCGCGGACTTCGAGTCCTCGGTGCAAGGCTTGTACTTCACCGGCCCGGCCGCCGCGACGAGCTTCGGCCCGGTCTTCCGTTTCGTCTATGGCTCGGCCTTTGCCGCGCGGCGTCTGGCAAAGCATCTTGCACAGCAGACCGGGAGCGCGCGCACGGTTCCCTCGGCCTCAGCCGTACCCGTATCGCCACACCCGATTGCGCCCGGCGAGAGCGGCCAGTAG
- a CDS encoding ATP-grasp domain-containing protein, with protein MEPLILLVNTNPGFGSARLALSWLQMGARVEAVAPAVHPVRKVRGVRRVHRYRGSRPLTSLREALAAARPDLVIPCDDLARTYLNTLRASRHDAEWHELIEKSLGDSAHYEVFTNRTAVIATAKRAGVAVADSVELSSIDALPAAMEQMGLPAVLKSDQTAGGTGVRMVSSVAEAQAAFPRMSAPPSVARIVKRALLDKDTNLVPRFVRQNRSAMHLQRFVKGKIATASAACWRGELLAVVCVEVLETREDRGPAAVVKMIDHPQMKASVAAMVRALGVSGFCGLDFMIEEETGTARLIEMNARAAQMHHLRLGPGRNPVAAVYAALTGNAPRVAEERIALDTVALFPNAWLAPNADEYLQAAWQDVPWEEPALVEFGVRMKQAQNRFSFTYADLARLKASIGGRFRLRHAWNS; from the coding sequence ATGGAACCTCTCATTCTTCTGGTCAATACGAATCCTGGATTTGGTTCAGCCCGCCTGGCGTTGTCATGGCTGCAGATGGGGGCGCGCGTCGAAGCCGTGGCGCCGGCCGTGCATCCGGTGCGCAAGGTGCGCGGCGTGCGGCGCGTGCATCGTTATCGTGGCAGCCGTCCGTTGACCTCATTGCGTGAGGCTCTGGCCGCGGCCCGGCCCGATCTGGTGATTCCCTGTGATGACCTGGCCCGCACTTATCTGAATACGCTGCGCGCCAGCCGTCACGATGCGGAATGGCACGAGCTGATCGAGAAATCTCTGGGAGACTCGGCGCACTACGAAGTGTTCACAAACCGCACCGCAGTGATTGCGACAGCCAAACGCGCCGGCGTTGCGGTGGCGGATTCAGTAGAGCTGAGCAGCATCGACGCGTTGCCCGCCGCGATGGAGCAGATGGGCCTGCCTGCAGTGCTCAAGAGCGACCAGACGGCCGGCGGCACCGGCGTGCGCATGGTTTCTTCTGTGGCAGAGGCGCAGGCGGCGTTCCCGCGCATGAGCGCTCCGCCGTCGGTCGCACGCATCGTCAAACGCGCGCTGCTCGACAAGGACACAAACCTCGTGCCTCGCTTCGTGCGGCAAAATCGCAGCGCCATGCACCTGCAGCGCTTTGTGAAGGGCAAAATTGCCACCGCAAGCGCGGCCTGCTGGCGCGGAGAACTGCTGGCGGTAGTTTGCGTCGAAGTACTGGAGACGCGTGAGGATCGCGGCCCGGCCGCAGTGGTGAAGATGATCGATCATCCGCAGATGAAGGCCAGCGTGGCCGCCATGGTGCGGGCGCTGGGAGTTTCCGGCTTCTGCGGTCTTGATTTCATGATCGAAGAAGAGACCGGCACGGCGCGCCTGATTGAGATGAATGCCCGCGCCGCGCAAATGCATCACCTGCGCCTCGGGCCGGGGCGGAACCCTGTTGCGGCCGTCTATGCCGCGCTCACCGGCAACGCGCCCCGCGTGGCCGAGGAGCGCATCGCGCTGGATACGGTCGCACTGTTCCCCAACGCATGGCTGGCGCCGAATGCGGATGAATATCTGCAAGCGGCGTGGCAGGATGTGCCGTGGGAAGAGCCGGCGCTGGTGGAGTTTGGCGTGCGCATGAAGCAGGCGCAGAATCGGTTCTCGTTCACCTATGCGGATCTGGCGCGTCTGAAGGCGTCGATCGGCGGGCGATTTCGGCTCCGGCACGCATGGAATTCCTGA
- a CDS encoding glycosyltransferase family A protein → MATLSVVIIGRNEGPRLGRCLDSVRAMQAWPGPVEMIYVDSGSTDNSLAVAEAAGAHVIALQPERPTAALGRNAGWRAASGEYILFLDGDTVLHPEFAAAALAELRQHAEVAAVCGHRREMHPNQSIYTRVFDLDWIFPLGEDIFFGGDVLIRRAALEAAGGYDPALIAGEEPELCGRLRAAGWKILRIDHPMTGHDLAMTRWREYWRRGERTGHAAAEVSRRFRGTADGLWAGAVRATAKRALFWMLSPLAALALSLVLRSAWPLALWLLLALALVARTAWKYRWKTRSPYTLALYAVHSHLQQIPIFMGQVRFWFDARRGRQRGLIEYHR, encoded by the coding sequence TTGGCAACTCTCTCGGTGGTCATCATTGGCCGCAACGAGGGGCCGCGCCTTGGGCGCTGCCTCGACTCCGTGCGCGCAATGCAGGCATGGCCGGGACCGGTCGAGATGATCTACGTCGACTCCGGCTCGACGGACAACAGCCTCGCGGTCGCCGAGGCCGCTGGCGCGCACGTCATTGCGCTGCAGCCGGAGCGGCCCACCGCCGCGCTCGGGCGCAACGCGGGCTGGCGCGCGGCCAGCGGCGAATACATTCTGTTTCTCGATGGCGATACGGTGCTGCATCCGGAATTTGCGGCGGCGGCGCTGGCCGAGTTGCGGCAGCACGCCGAGGTGGCTGCGGTCTGCGGGCATCGCCGCGAAATGCATCCGAACCAATCCATCTACACCCGCGTCTTTGACCTGGACTGGATCTTTCCGCTGGGCGAAGACATTTTCTTTGGCGGCGATGTGCTCATTCGCCGCGCGGCTCTCGAAGCAGCGGGCGGCTATGACCCCGCGTTGATTGCCGGCGAGGAGCCGGAGCTATGCGGACGCTTGCGTGCGGCGGGCTGGAAGATTCTGCGCATTGACCATCCCATGACCGGCCACGATCTGGCCATGACGCGCTGGCGCGAATACTGGCGGCGCGGTGAGCGCACCGGGCACGCGGCGGCTGAGGTTTCGCGGCGCTTTCGCGGCACTGCCGATGGCCTCTGGGCAGGTGCGGTGCGAGCCACGGCGAAACGGGCGCTGTTCTGGATGCTCTCGCCGCTCGCCGCGCTGGCTCTCTCGTTGGTGCTGCGCAGCGCGTGGCCCCTTGCGTTGTGGCTCCTGCTGGCGCTCGCGCTGGTCGCGCGCACGGCGTGGAAGTATCGCTGGAAAACGCGGTCGCCGTATACGCTTGCGCTCTACGCGGTGCATTCGCACCTGCAGCAGATTCCTATTTTTATGGGGCAGGTGCGCTTCTGGTTCGATGCGCGGCGCGGACGGCAGCGCGGCCTGATCGAATATCACCGCTGA
- a CDS encoding chain length determinant protein, translated as MKLLAGRPAGQSGANSRSEGTPVSPEQPVFRIQLMRSLRLHRKLALGVAAGIFVLMMAAHFAIRPTYTATSVVYVQPSPQPVIGGQTNNNWSYDSLTYDAFIQQQVQAVTRPDILEAAIRATGPGVFQMPKESVQSAAERLGKMLTVQREGTSYQVSISLTGKDKVKAAKMVNAVTTAYLAAARNDEFAGSAERIAMLRDESDRVQKALNADYAEQAALSKQLGVANATSGNTDPYSAQIDTLRAELLKARADHDQAEAELNALTTGGPHSAALATATQKILANDPGLSAMKGAMSQHRSQLIAQMSQLKPANPVYQQDESELNKLNQSLDQMTAKLQTQAEQQVDAKVRADLDRTGAVDAQLTSQLNATTALATTSTPKMQRANELNADILRLQQRYAAIDTRLHNVELDSSAPAAVHLSSAAQPPVSANSGMRHKLVLLALPFALFFGLFSALGANALDRHVHTPGDVQHILGFAPLGVLPEATHVTPAVEQEYLLRLAAGIDHAAASAHAKTFVVTGVGTSDLAHALGTTLARIGRRTLTLDSASVLAPSEAHAAETGATPEGSVIEQNLRRLSAANEVVLIDAPPLLLSAGTEYLARFTDATLLVCDSGRTERSDVARAAQLLDRIQAPGVGAILTSIPPRTADPEFLADLKATQDRLLSTSRSPRRSEMESDTWRSLNPHPAETPLQAAANIPLPAADQPDAERVPARKAEPIAAAGREDRNARPVQAGTVADLPVEPEPAIAAPEQEMAAVVPPQEKPSLLDQLVRMEQVAHTQTPSYAEVSTPEAVPAAPPAFEPEMHLEEEPALQHSARNEIIAAWTPQTESTWIGASMPQTVAAAITAPQVQSQASITAPSIGSDKITQPQSPSATPVDRAAAFDALLNRLMESAAKEKLEAVTASRTQAAAEAAATSEPEVPAETVAASPAIFEAVAEEPILAQAQEPAPVAQHLAPKSRWNVEPEPPQAIAQPAAPVAVTPIEIAVPRKQASVLPPEKTAAAVPSEPDVEPAQRPRRRFEEYAFHWNDPGTGDLAILPPHSPGQYGKGSRRRR; from the coding sequence ATGAAGCTTCTCGCAGGCAGACCCGCAGGGCAATCCGGGGCCAATTCCCGCTCCGAAGGCACCCCTGTGTCTCCGGAGCAGCCGGTCTTCCGCATCCAGTTGATGCGCAGCCTGCGCCTGCACCGCAAGCTGGCGCTGGGCGTGGCCGCGGGCATTTTTGTGCTCATGATGGCGGCCCACTTCGCCATCCGGCCCACCTACACCGCCACCAGCGTGGTGTATGTGCAACCGTCGCCGCAGCCGGTCATCGGCGGGCAGACCAACAACAACTGGTCTTACGATTCGCTGACCTACGACGCATTTATTCAGCAGCAGGTGCAGGCCGTCACCCGGCCTGACATTCTGGAAGCAGCCATTCGCGCCACCGGCCCCGGCGTCTTTCAGATGCCGAAGGAGAGCGTGCAGTCCGCTGCCGAACGACTGGGCAAAATGCTCACCGTGCAGCGCGAAGGCACCTCTTATCAGGTCTCCATCTCGCTCACCGGCAAAGACAAGGTCAAAGCCGCCAAAATGGTGAACGCCGTCACGACGGCGTATCTGGCCGCGGCCCGCAATGATGAGTTTGCCGGCAGCGCCGAGCGCATCGCCATGCTGCGCGACGAGAGTGACCGCGTGCAAAAGGCACTCAATGCCGACTATGCCGAGCAGGCCGCACTGTCTAAGCAACTCGGCGTCGCCAACGCTACGTCCGGCAACACCGACCCTTACTCCGCGCAGATTGATACGCTGCGTGCCGAGTTGCTCAAGGCCCGCGCCGATCATGACCAGGCAGAGGCCGAACTGAACGCGCTGACCACCGGCGGCCCGCACTCGGCCGCGCTGGCCACGGCCACGCAAAAGATTCTTGCCAACGATCCTGGCCTCTCTGCCATGAAGGGCGCCATGAGCCAGCATCGCAGCCAGCTCATCGCGCAGATGTCGCAGCTCAAGCCGGCGAATCCCGTCTACCAGCAGGATGAATCGGAGCTGAACAAGCTCAATCAGTCTCTCGATCAGATGACGGCGAAGCTGCAGACGCAGGCCGAGCAGCAGGTGGATGCCAAGGTGCGTGCGGATCTTGACCGCACCGGCGCGGTGGACGCGCAACTGACCTCGCAGCTCAATGCGACGACGGCGCTCGCCACCACCTCCACACCGAAGATGCAGCGCGCCAACGAGCTGAATGCCGATATTCTGCGCCTGCAGCAGCGTTACGCCGCCATTGACACGCGTCTGCACAACGTGGAGCTGGATTCTTCTGCTCCCGCCGCCGTGCATCTTTCCTCGGCCGCACAGCCGCCGGTCAGTGCGAACTCCGGCATGCGCCACAAGCTGGTGCTACTGGCGCTGCCCTTTGCGCTCTTCTTTGGACTTTTTTCCGCACTGGGTGCGAACGCGCTGGATCGTCACGTGCATACTCCCGGCGATGTGCAGCACATCCTGGGCTTTGCCCCGCTTGGCGTGCTGCCCGAGGCGACGCACGTGACCCCTGCCGTGGAGCAGGAGTATCTGCTGCGCCTGGCCGCCGGCATTGACCATGCCGCCGCTTCAGCCCACGCCAAGACGTTTGTGGTGACCGGCGTGGGCACCAGCGACCTGGCCCATGCACTCGGCACCACGCTGGCGCGCATTGGCCGCCGCACGCTCACGCTGGATTCGGCTTCGGTGCTCGCACCGTCAGAGGCGCATGCGGCCGAAACCGGTGCGACACCGGAAGGCAGCGTGATCGAGCAGAACCTGCGCCGTCTCTCCGCGGCCAATGAGGTGGTGCTGATTGATGCGCCGCCGCTGCTGCTCTCGGCCGGCACCGAATATCTCGCGCGCTTTACCGACGCGACGCTGCTGGTCTGCGACAGCGGACGCACCGAGCGCTCTGACGTGGCGCGCGCCGCGCAGTTGCTCGACCGCATTCAGGCCCCTGGCGTCGGAGCCATTCTCACCTCCATTCCGCCGCGCACCGCCGATCCTGAATTTCTTGCCGATCTCAAGGCCACGCAAGACCGCCTGCTGAGCACCTCGCGCTCGCCGCGCCGCAGCGAGATGGAATCGGACACATGGCGTTCGCTCAATCCGCATCCGGCCGAAACGCCTCTGCAGGCCGCAGCCAACATTCCGCTGCCCGCCGCCGATCAGCCCGATGCTGAGCGCGTTCCGGCACGCAAGGCCGAACCCATCGCGGCGGCTGGGCGGGAAGACCGCAACGCTCGCCCGGTGCAGGCCGGAACGGTTGCGGATTTGCCTGTCGAACCCGAACCGGCGATCGCAGCACCGGAACAGGAAATGGCTGCGGTTGTGCCGCCGCAGGAGAAGCCCTCGCTGCTCGATCAACTGGTGCGCATGGAGCAGGTGGCACATACACAAACGCCGTCCTACGCAGAAGTCTCAACGCCGGAAGCCGTGCCCGCTGCGCCGCCCGCCTTTGAGCCGGAGATGCATCTGGAAGAAGAGCCGGCGCTCCAGCACTCGGCGCGCAACGAAATCATTGCCGCATGGACACCGCAGACCGAATCCACCTGGATCGGAGCGAGCATGCCCCAGACCGTTGCGGCTGCGATCACTGCGCCGCAGGTGCAGTCGCAGGCCAGCATCACCGCGCCCAGCATCGGCAGCGACAAGATCACGCAGCCGCAGTCCCCTTCGGCCACACCGGTGGATCGCGCCGCCGCGTTTGATGCACTGCTGAACCGCCTGATGGAGTCGGCAGCCAAAGAGAAGCTGGAAGCAGTCACGGCCTCCCGCACCCAGGCCGCAGCCGAGGCTGCCGCCACGTCTGAGCCTGAGGTGCCTGCCGAAACCGTGGCCGCATCCCCCGCCATCTTTGAGGCGGTGGCAGAAGAACCCATTCTTGCCCAGGCGCAAGAGCCCGCGCCTGTAGCGCAGCACCTCGCGCCCAAATCGCGCTGGAATGTCGAGCCGGAGCCGCCTCAAGCGATCGCCCAGCCAGCCGCGCCCGTGGCCGTCACACCGATTGAGATTGCCGTGCCGCGCAAGCAGGCGAGCGTGCTGCCGCCGGAAAAGACCGCGGCCGCAGTTCCCTCGGAGCCGGATGTGGAACCCGCGCAGCGGCCACGCCGCCGCTTTGAAGAGTACGCCTTCCACTGGAACGATCCCGGTACCGGGGATCTGGCAATTCTTCCGCCCCATTCTCCCGGCCAGTACGGCAAAGGAAGCCGCCGCCGGCGCTAA